The proteins below are encoded in one region of Helicoverpa zea isolate HzStark_Cry1AcR chromosome 21, ilHelZeax1.1, whole genome shotgun sequence:
- the LOC124640657 gene encoding uncharacterized protein LOC124640657, which produces MQRATARLNQRIAEEAQLLAEEKWIIEALRKVKQQRNGLQIERLHLENLKATINREELRSIISSDVAVNKDSETAQTQSAETDKPTTPDYPLTEIIPVTNLALLDGPVAGIDDEMCNTEKLNLSVTNSVFTNQHMASLDIEEDDDDLDNALEDDEDMENCLIEMNMLMQSK; this is translated from the exons ATGCAAAGGGCAACTGCACGTTTAAACCAACGGATAGCTGAAGAAGCGCAACTGCTAGCCGAGGAAAAGTGGATCATAGAAGCGTTAAGGAAAGTTAAACAACAAAGAAACGGCTTACAG ATAGAAAGACTCCACTTAGAAAATTTGAAGGCGACAATAAACAGAGAAGAGTTGAGGAGTATAATTTCTTCAGACGTCGCTGTCAACAAGGATAGTGAAACTGCTCAGACCCAATCTGCAGAGACTGACAAACCCACCACTCCTGACTATCCACTGACTGAGATAATCCCGGTGACAAATTTAGCACTGTTGGATGGTCCAGTTGCAGGGATTGATGACGAGATGTGCAACACTGAGAAACTCAACCTGTCTGTAACTAACTCAGTATTCA CGAATCAGCACATGGCCTCATTGGACATAGAGGAGGATGACGATGATTTGGACAATGCTTTAGAAGACGATGAAGACATGGAGAACTGCCTCATTGAAATGAACATGCTGATGCAGTCTAAATGA